One Kribbella sp. NBC_00662 genomic region harbors:
- a CDS encoding GxGYxYP domain-containing protein, with the protein MASATSSAYPKGQRPRVLNVLTEDSLSSAERTLATTLQGLMARRGGESLYLNLPTLGYQHWLDGLVSQYGVRIRTEDLWKTVGRSGIRGYVLFRTGTPSVNVATTLAGVTGAVAIEESLEALAIQHGLRKVLDVRDKDDRWVFETYWPRLRHDVVVEQRADFPERLRDYVTMAGTLAFFDGNSDFRAEVVSALTDDGTVIGWGDASNGEDAFIGVNSSTGVKALPADHARNLSVLSGIREDHLRQQGRAFDPALRPATSTAQPTTGPQSGGGGGRALEPAPDPNAHYVSFLITDGDNIQWALGDFPTDPRWFGSPRRGEVDLGWGISPSLIDLAPSVMRWFYEQSDKDRWVVGPSGAGYMYPSRYPAAALDKHTASLANAMGRADLSVAQIIDFNAFENTRLWSSYLKRREIDGLIYLEYSRYDGLKGKVVWSEGKPVISARTMLWDGLDGADEASVTAELNAATRNPHSTAGYSIVVWHAWSKSVDNVLSVVNNLAPHVKVIPPDTLVRMVGKYAKP; encoded by the coding sequence TTGGCATCCGCGACGTCCTCGGCGTATCCGAAGGGGCAGCGGCCGCGGGTGCTGAACGTGCTGACCGAGGACTCCCTCTCCTCCGCCGAGCGCACGCTCGCGACCACACTCCAGGGCCTGATGGCGCGCCGCGGCGGCGAGTCCCTGTACCTGAACCTGCCGACACTCGGCTACCAGCACTGGCTCGACGGCCTCGTCTCGCAGTACGGCGTCCGGATCCGGACAGAAGACCTGTGGAAAACCGTCGGCCGGTCCGGCATCCGCGGATATGTTCTCTTCCGTACAGGCACTCCGTCGGTCAACGTCGCGACCACGCTCGCCGGCGTGACGGGTGCTGTCGCCATCGAAGAGAGCTTGGAGGCACTGGCAATCCAGCACGGATTGCGCAAAGTCCTGGACGTGCGGGACAAGGACGACCGCTGGGTGTTCGAGACGTACTGGCCCCGCCTGCGACACGACGTCGTGGTCGAGCAGCGCGCCGACTTCCCGGAGCGGCTCCGGGACTACGTCACGATGGCGGGGACGCTCGCCTTCTTCGACGGCAACTCGGACTTCCGCGCCGAGGTAGTCAGCGCCCTGACCGACGACGGCACGGTCATCGGCTGGGGCGACGCCTCGAACGGCGAGGACGCATTCATCGGGGTCAACTCGAGCACGGGCGTAAAAGCCCTGCCCGCCGACCACGCACGCAACCTGTCAGTGCTGTCAGGCATACGCGAGGACCACCTGCGCCAACAAGGCCGCGCGTTCGACCCCGCCCTACGCCCAGCGACGTCCACCGCTCAACCGACGACCGGACCACAGAGCGGAGGGGGTGGGGGGAGGGCCCTCGAACCAGCGCCGGACCCCAACGCCCACTACGTGAGCTTCCTGATCACCGACGGCGACAACATCCAATGGGCGCTCGGCGACTTCCCGACCGACCCGCGCTGGTTCGGCAGCCCGCGCCGCGGCGAGGTCGACCTCGGCTGGGGCATCTCCCCCTCGCTGATCGATCTGGCACCGTCGGTGATGCGCTGGTTCTACGAACAGTCCGACAAAGACCGCTGGGTCGTCGGCCCGTCCGGCGCCGGCTACATGTACCCGAGCCGCTACCCCGCCGCCGCCCTCGACAAGCACACCGCGTCACTGGCCAACGCGATGGGCCGAGCCGACCTCTCCGTTGCCCAGATCATCGACTTCAACGCCTTCGAGAACACCCGCCTCTGGTCGTCGTACCTCAAGCGCCGCGAGATCGACGGCCTGATCTACCTCGAGTACTCCCGGTACGACGGCCTCAAGGGCAAGGTCGTCTGGTCCGAAGGCAAGCCGGTCATCTCGGCGCGCACCATGCTGTGGGACGGTCTCGACGGCGCCGACGAGGCATCCGTCACCGCCGAACTCAACGCCGCCACCCGCAATCCGCACTCGACCGCCGGTTACTCGATCGTCGTCTGGCACGCCTGGAGCAAGTCCGTCGACAACGTACTGTCCGTCGTCAACAATCTCGCCCCTCACGTCAAGGTCATCCCACCGGACACCCTGGTCCGCATGGTCGGCAAGTACGCCAAACCCTAG
- a CDS encoding ABC transporter substrate-binding protein: MTLSRRHFLAVGGSAAAAAAGLTGCGSRSSLGGSNELSMWTWVGSVNDGLIGQAEKAIPGYDGIKLAMTRIGSNYKTKVLTALAGKSLVPDIVAINDDVATYFPNADQFHDLNDLGAKDLAKDFLPWKWKLGITPDGKMMAYPMDTGPTALFYRSDVFTKAGIDIDPAAVAELAPDWDTYIALGKKLKQAVPGSAITDNITGIYGYRMAQQSKRYMTADGQYIGDQDHVREAFDLSVRVVKEGLSANAQNSTDKNAVVTNGKLVAYNAAVWWAQLGPKNAAPKTKGLWRVTAAPGGAGNKGGSFLAITKYCKNPKAAFAFISWLESAKNQAQAFLDPVLFPSTPATYTDKTLTAPDPFFGGQQIVDVFADSAKKYPGAYFSPYDTIIDTPISSELVNIEAAGKNPDQAWADAQRQVQRELTRAGAI, encoded by the coding sequence ATGACGTTGAGTAGAAGGCACTTCCTCGCGGTCGGCGGCTCCGCAGCCGCAGCCGCCGCGGGACTCACCGGCTGCGGTTCCCGCAGCTCACTGGGCGGATCGAACGAGCTCAGCATGTGGACCTGGGTCGGGTCTGTCAACGACGGCCTGATCGGTCAGGCGGAGAAGGCGATCCCGGGGTACGACGGCATCAAGCTGGCGATGACCCGGATCGGCAGCAACTACAAGACCAAGGTGCTGACCGCCCTGGCCGGGAAGTCCCTGGTCCCGGACATCGTCGCGATCAACGACGACGTGGCGACGTACTTCCCGAACGCGGACCAGTTCCACGATCTCAACGATCTCGGGGCCAAGGACCTCGCGAAGGACTTCCTGCCCTGGAAGTGGAAGCTCGGGATCACGCCGGACGGCAAGATGATGGCCTACCCGATGGACACCGGGCCGACCGCGCTGTTCTACCGCAGCGACGTCTTCACCAAGGCCGGTATCGACATCGACCCCGCCGCCGTTGCCGAGCTGGCGCCCGACTGGGACACCTACATCGCGCTCGGCAAGAAACTCAAGCAGGCGGTCCCCGGATCCGCGATCACCGACAACATCACCGGGATCTACGGCTACCGGATGGCGCAGCAGTCCAAGCGCTACATGACCGCCGACGGCCAGTACATCGGCGATCAGGACCACGTCCGGGAGGCGTTCGACCTCTCCGTCAGGGTGGTGAAGGAAGGACTGTCGGCCAACGCGCAGAACTCGACCGACAAGAACGCCGTGGTTACCAACGGCAAGCTCGTCGCCTACAACGCCGCCGTCTGGTGGGCGCAGCTAGGACCGAAGAACGCGGCACCGAAGACCAAGGGACTCTGGCGGGTGACGGCGGCTCCTGGTGGCGCCGGCAACAAGGGCGGGTCCTTCCTGGCGATCACGAAGTACTGCAAGAACCCGAAGGCCGCGTTCGCGTTCATCAGCTGGCTCGAGTCGGCGAAGAACCAGGCCCAGGCGTTCCTCGACCCGGTCCTGTTCCCGTCCACGCCCGCGACGTACACGGACAAGACGCTGACGGCGCCCGACCCGTTCTTCGGCGGGCAGCAGATCGTCGACGTGTTCGCCGACTCCGCGAAGAAGTACCCGGGCGCGTACTTCTCGCCGTACGACACGATCATCGACACGCCCATCAGCTCCGAGCTGGTCAACATCGAGGCGGCCGGCAAGAACCCCGACCAGGCCTGGGCCGACGCCCAGCGCCAGGTGCAGCGCGAACTCACCCGAGCGGGGGCGATCTGA
- a CDS encoding carbohydrate ABC transporter permease, giving the protein MAVTSKAVPAAVTTAAATADKPPNKYKQAMPQYAAVAPFFILFAVFGAFPVLFSIWISFHSWDGIGQMKWVGLEQYHYLITDATFWKTIGNTLIIWVLSTVPMLLLALVIANALHNATRLRTFYRIAYFIPNVTSVVAITLVFGSIFSNNFGLLNAFLQSIGVGQVAWLTSPWGIKIAIATIVTWRWVGYNAIIYLAGLQAISADVYEAAKVDGASPRQTFWRITVPMMRPVILFTAVTSTIGGLQIFTESRVLFGDTSNIGGPGDAGLTIVSYLYQSAFIKNQFGYGAAVGWALFILIVLFSIINWRLIGGNDDERLTRRAARRVERKIAAQNAKREAADVH; this is encoded by the coding sequence ATGGCAGTCACCAGCAAAGCCGTCCCGGCCGCAGTGACCACGGCCGCCGCGACGGCCGACAAACCGCCGAACAAGTACAAGCAGGCGATGCCGCAGTACGCCGCCGTCGCGCCGTTCTTCATCCTGTTCGCGGTCTTCGGTGCGTTCCCCGTGCTGTTCTCGATCTGGATCTCGTTCCACTCCTGGGACGGCATCGGGCAGATGAAATGGGTCGGCCTGGAGCAGTACCACTACCTGATCACCGACGCCACGTTCTGGAAGACGATCGGCAACACGCTGATCATCTGGGTGCTGTCCACCGTGCCGATGCTGCTGCTCGCGCTGGTCATCGCCAACGCGCTGCACAACGCGACCCGGCTCCGCACCTTCTACCGGATCGCCTACTTCATCCCGAACGTCACCTCGGTCGTCGCGATCACGCTCGTGTTCGGCTCGATCTTCAGCAACAACTTCGGCCTGCTGAACGCGTTCCTGCAATCGATCGGCGTCGGCCAGGTCGCGTGGCTGACCTCGCCGTGGGGCATCAAGATCGCGATCGCGACCATCGTCACCTGGCGCTGGGTCGGCTACAACGCGATCATCTACCTGGCCGGGCTGCAGGCGATCTCGGCCGACGTGTACGAAGCGGCGAAGGTCGACGGCGCGAGTCCGCGGCAGACGTTCTGGCGGATCACCGTGCCGATGATGCGGCCGGTCATCCTGTTCACCGCGGTCACCTCGACCATCGGCGGACTGCAGATCTTCACCGAGTCCCGCGTGCTGTTCGGTGACACCAGCAACATCGGCGGACCCGGCGACGCCGGCCTCACGATCGTCTCGTACCTGTACCAGTCGGCGTTCATCAAGAACCAGTTCGGGTACGGCGCCGCCGTCGGCTGGGCGCTGTTCATCCTGATCGTGCTGTTCAGCATCATCAACTGGCGCCTGATCGGCGGAAACGACGACGAACGACTGACCCGACGCGCCGCTCGGCGGGTGGAACGCAAGATCGCAGCCCAGAATGCCAAGAGGGAGGCCGCAGATGTCCATTGA
- a CDS encoding HAD family hydrolase: protein MMMRGVTAVLFDADGVVQRPTSDWWSRLSSLVPADGEAFVADLMAAEKPSLVGKVDFRDALADVLRRWNSPASVDEALEPWSWFAAEPEVVSLIASLRAAGVGCHLATNQQAYRRAIMQDERGYGEWFDQTFYSCDLGLAKPDPAYFRAILGALDLPASSVLFIDDNVANVEAAAGVGLRAELYDLSAGVPALAELLRRYGLPIPA from the coding sequence ATGATGATGCGTGGCGTCACCGCCGTCCTCTTCGATGCCGACGGCGTCGTCCAGCGTCCGACGTCCGACTGGTGGTCGCGACTGTCGTCGCTCGTCCCTGCGGACGGCGAGGCATTCGTCGCGGATCTGATGGCGGCGGAGAAGCCGTCTCTGGTCGGGAAGGTCGACTTCCGGGATGCGCTGGCCGACGTACTGCGGCGGTGGAACTCGCCGGCGTCTGTCGACGAGGCGCTGGAGCCGTGGAGCTGGTTCGCGGCTGAGCCTGAGGTGGTGTCCTTGATCGCTTCCTTGCGGGCTGCTGGGGTGGGGTGCCATCTGGCGACCAACCAGCAGGCGTACCGGCGGGCGATCATGCAGGACGAGCGCGGGTACGGCGAGTGGTTCGACCAGACGTTCTACTCGTGCGACCTGGGGCTGGCCAAGCCGGATCCGGCGTACTTCCGGGCCATCCTCGGCGCCTTGGACCTGCCGGCCTCCTCGGTGCTGTTCATCGACGACAACGTCGCCAATGTGGAGGCTGCGGCTGGGGTCGGACTGCGGGCGGAGCTGTACGACCTGTCGGCGGGCGTGCCGGCGTTGGCGGAGCTGCTTCGCCGTTACGGACTGCCGATTCCGGCCTGA
- a CDS encoding carbohydrate ABC transporter permease, translated as MSIERLRTAVGHVVLMLGVLVSLFPFYWMVVMASNTTPDIFTYPPRLWLGSHLFENMGEVLDNIDFFGSMLLTLIASLGVTVLVLFFDSLAAFAFAKYDFPGRNVLFAILLATFMIPTQLSLVPQFVTLAEFGWIGSLKALIIPGAANAFGIFWMRQYARGAIPDELISAAKVDGAGFFRQYLTVGLPVLRPGLAFLGIFTFINVWNDYLWPLIVMTDPNRLTLQVALDQLNGIYGTDYSMVMAGALMSVIPLIGVFLIGARSFIADLAAGAMKF; from the coding sequence ATGTCCATTGAGCGCCTACGCACCGCCGTCGGCCACGTCGTGCTCATGCTCGGCGTCCTGGTCTCGCTCTTCCCGTTCTACTGGATGGTCGTGATGGCCTCCAACACCACGCCGGACATCTTCACCTACCCACCCCGGCTGTGGCTCGGATCGCACCTGTTCGAGAACATGGGCGAAGTGCTCGACAACATCGACTTCTTCGGCTCGATGCTGCTCACGCTGATCGCGTCGCTCGGCGTCACCGTGCTGGTGCTGTTCTTCGACTCGCTCGCCGCGTTCGCGTTCGCGAAGTACGACTTCCCCGGCCGGAACGTCCTGTTCGCGATCCTGCTCGCCACCTTCATGATCCCGACCCAGCTCTCGCTGGTCCCGCAGTTCGTCACGCTCGCCGAGTTCGGCTGGATCGGCTCGCTGAAGGCACTCATCATCCCCGGCGCCGCCAACGCGTTCGGGATCTTCTGGATGCGTCAGTACGCCCGCGGCGCGATCCCCGACGAACTCATCTCGGCCGCCAAGGTCGACGGCGCCGGGTTCTTCCGGCAGTACCTCACCGTCGGCCTGCCGGTACTGCGGCCCGGACTCGCCTTCCTCGGTATCTTCACCTTCATCAATGTCTGGAACGACTACCTCTGGCCGCTGATCGTGATGACCGACCCGAACCGCCTCACCCTGCAGGTCGCCCTCGACCAGCTCAACGGCATCTATGGCACCGACTACTCGATGGTGATGGCCGGCGCCCTGATGAGCGTCATCCCCCTGATCGGCGTCTTCCTGATCGGCGCGCGTTCCTTCATCGCCGATCTCGCTGCAGGCGCCATGAAGTTCTGA
- a CDS encoding aldo/keto reductase, producing MTDQTLRWGILGTGNIASRFASQVPTSKTNEVVAVGSRSLDSANAFADKWDIAHRHGSYDDLLADPDVDAVYIATPHPMHVEWAIKTAEAGKHVLCEKPLAINRAWSEAMIEAAVRNDVFLMEAYMYRCLPQTKLVAQLVRDGEIGKVHQIQATFAFAAGFRPESRIFADELAGGGILDVGGYPVSYSRLIAGIAAGQPFADPAAVSAVGHVGETGADEWSVATLFFDGGITAQVSTGVRLSDQNQVRIYGSEGYLVVEDPWFGGDGKPNHVTLHKVGEEPREISAEPALIYTAEAEAVQAAIQAGAKEAPEMSWADTLGNLTVQDQWRAAIGQQYRSERDDATIPTATGRPLARRDDAPMTYGKVPGLDKQVSRLVMGVDNQQTLPHAAVIFDDFVERGGTTFDTAYIYGGGRGERLLGQWMKSRGNRDEVVVIGKGAHTPYCDPESITRQLHESLERLQTDHVDLYLMHRDNEEIPVSEFVDVLDEHFKAGRIKAFGGSNWSTARFDAANAYAEANSKQPFTLLSNHLSLARAYDVPWAGCRHVSDDESQAWLRERQVALFPWSSQARGFFTGRAKPEDTSDQELVRCFYSDENFRRLDRARELAKAKGVEPTAIALAWLLHQPYPVFPLIGPRHVSETRTSTPGLSVSLTEDEVAYLTS from the coding sequence TTGACTGACCAAACGCTCCGCTGGGGCATCCTCGGCACCGGCAACATCGCTTCCCGGTTCGCCAGCCAGGTGCCGACGTCGAAGACCAACGAGGTCGTCGCCGTCGGCAGCCGGTCCCTCGACTCGGCCAACGCCTTCGCCGACAAGTGGGACATCGCGCACCGGCACGGCTCGTACGACGACCTGCTCGCCGACCCCGATGTCGACGCCGTCTACATCGCCACCCCGCACCCGATGCACGTCGAGTGGGCGATCAAGACCGCCGAAGCCGGCAAGCACGTGCTGTGCGAGAAACCGCTCGCGATCAACCGGGCCTGGTCCGAGGCGATGATCGAGGCCGCGGTACGCAACGACGTCTTCCTGATGGAGGCGTACATGTACCGGTGCCTGCCGCAGACCAAACTGGTCGCCCAACTCGTCCGCGACGGCGAGATCGGAAAGGTCCATCAGATCCAGGCCACGTTCGCCTTCGCCGCGGGCTTCCGGCCCGAGTCCCGGATCTTCGCCGACGAACTCGCCGGCGGCGGCATCCTCGACGTCGGCGGCTACCCGGTCTCGTACTCGCGGCTCATCGCCGGGATCGCGGCCGGGCAGCCGTTCGCCGACCCCGCCGCCGTCAGCGCCGTCGGGCACGTCGGCGAGACCGGTGCCGACGAATGGTCGGTCGCCACGCTGTTCTTCGACGGCGGTATCACCGCGCAGGTCAGCACCGGCGTACGGCTCAGCGACCAGAACCAGGTCCGGATCTACGGCAGCGAGGGGTACCTCGTCGTCGAGGACCCGTGGTTCGGCGGCGACGGCAAGCCGAACCACGTCACCCTGCACAAGGTGGGGGAGGAGCCGCGGGAGATCTCCGCGGAGCCCGCCCTCATCTACACGGCCGAGGCCGAGGCCGTGCAGGCGGCGATCCAGGCCGGCGCGAAGGAAGCGCCGGAGATGAGCTGGGCCGACACGCTCGGCAACCTCACCGTCCAGGACCAGTGGCGGGCCGCGATCGGGCAGCAGTACCGGAGCGAGCGGGACGACGCCACGATCCCGACCGCGACCGGTCGTCCGCTCGCCCGGCGCGACGACGCCCCGATGACGTACGGGAAGGTGCCGGGCCTCGACAAGCAGGTCTCCCGGCTCGTCATGGGCGTCGACAACCAGCAGACGCTGCCGCACGCCGCGGTGATCTTCGACGACTTCGTCGAGCGCGGCGGTACGACGTTCGACACGGCGTACATCTACGGCGGCGGACGCGGCGAACGGCTGCTCGGACAATGGATGAAGTCCCGCGGCAACCGCGACGAGGTCGTTGTCATCGGCAAGGGCGCGCACACGCCGTACTGCGACCCCGAGTCGATCACGCGCCAACTGCACGAAAGCCTCGAACGGCTGCAGACCGACCACGTCGACCTGTACCTGATGCACCGCGACAACGAGGAGATCCCGGTCTCCGAGTTCGTCGACGTCCTCGACGAGCACTTCAAGGCGGGCCGGATCAAGGCCTTCGGCGGATCGAACTGGTCCACCGCGCGCTTCGATGCAGCCAACGCGTACGCCGAGGCGAACAGCAAGCAGCCGTTCACGCTGCTCAGCAACCACCTCAGTCTCGCCCGCGCCTACGACGTACCGTGGGCCGGCTGCCGGCACGTCTCCGACGACGAGTCGCAGGCGTGGCTGCGGGAACGCCAGGTCGCGCTGTTCCCGTGGTCGAGCCAGGCCCGCGGGTTCTTCACCGGACGCGCCAAGCCCGAGGACACCTCGGACCAGGAGCTCGTGCGCTGCTTCTACTCCGACGAGAACTTCCGCCGGCTCGACCGGGCGCGGGAGCTGGCGAAGGCCAAGGGCGTCGAGCCGACCGCCATCGCTTTGGCGTGGCTGCTGCACCAGCCGTATCCTGTATTTCCGCTGATCGGGCCGCGTCACGTCAGCGAAACCCGCACCTCGACACCGGGCCTGTCGGTGTCGTTGACCGAGGACGAAGTGGCCTACCTCACGTCCTGA
- the rpmB gene encoding 50S ribosomal protein L28, translating into MSKKCDVCGKQPTFGNSVARLGKGAMIRRVKARTPRRFNPNIQPVRALIKGTPTKLKVCTSCIKAGKVQRVVG; encoded by the coding sequence ATGTCTAAGAAGTGCGATGTCTGCGGCAAGCAGCCGACGTTCGGCAACAGCGTTGCCCGCTTGGGTAAGGGCGCGATGATCCGCCGGGTCAAGGCTCGCACGCCCCGGCGGTTCAACCCCAACATCCAGCCGGTCCGGGCGCTCATCAAGGGCACCCCGACCAAGCTGAAGGTCTGCACGTCCTGCATCAAGGCCGGCAAGGTCCAGCGCGTCGTCGGCTGA